Proteins from one Oscillatoria nigro-viridis PCC 7112 genomic window:
- a CDS encoding ATP-binding protein, with protein MLQEKSTETARVNARKTDIFDVFNFKHYIGPNPYLDTAAFVFDLAVTGASEPLPIAHYQEIIGDRYPQLLQETFSNHAQLFGRTASEVAKLDMGLHFQHWNIKPFSHFNRISIEALHARTARAVVYAVWDWFEAINQNQDFPLESQMGALQNMFRQSVYGGPTVYSLMRAASQKGIPAFYLWDEGLMQYGYGKKLIRGSATTFDCDSHLDSDFTTRKDDCKAFLATLGFPVPKGDIVSTENGALAVAREIGYPVAIKPVVGHKGIGVTADVRDAEELQVAFKRAVKAIPETDPVRVIVENSIKGADFRILCVDGKFVSATERRPASVTGDGDSTIRELIRRENRKPERLDTPTSAMSKIQSDEAMEMYLEEQGLSLDSVLTRDRTVYLRKVANLSAGGVSIDATGTIHPDNIVLAQDIALHFRLTCLGIDVVTETLAKSWKTGNLGIIEINAAPGIFMHLNPAVGEGVDVPSHIIETFFQSANSARIPIITFNRISVHDLQETIDHILLQHPDWTIGAVCRGGLFINRSEKVLNKNYHLNLQSLLRHPKLDLLIAEYPEDILEAEGMFYRGSNMVVLDNPGEIEMMLVRESTEDDTVVVREGSSISIRRQGLIEQYTLGDGEPFTRVYLKEIGTVL; from the coding sequence ATGCTGCAAGAAAAAAGCACCGAAACAGCCCGCGTCAATGCTCGAAAAACCGATATTTTTGATGTTTTTAACTTCAAACACTATATCGGGCCCAACCCTTATTTAGACACCGCGGCTTTTGTTTTTGATTTAGCGGTGACGGGCGCGAGCGAACCTTTGCCGATCGCACATTACCAGGAAATTATTGGCGATCGCTACCCGCAACTCTTGCAGGAAACTTTCTCGAACCACGCCCAACTGTTCGGCCGTACCGCCTCAGAAGTAGCAAAACTCGACATGGGTTTGCACTTCCAACACTGGAACATCAAGCCGTTTTCTCACTTTAACAGAATCAGCATAGAAGCACTTCACGCCCGCACCGCCAGAGCCGTAGTTTACGCAGTTTGGGATTGGTTTGAAGCCATCAATCAAAATCAAGACTTTCCCTTGGAATCACAAATGGGCGCGCTGCAAAATATGTTCCGGCAGTCAGTTTACGGAGGCCCGACAGTTTATTCGTTAATGCGAGCGGCATCCCAAAAAGGCATTCCCGCATTTTATTTGTGGGATGAAGGATTAATGCAATACGGGTACGGTAAAAAACTGATTCGCGGCTCTGCAACTACCTTTGATTGTGACAGCCACTTAGACTCAGATTTTACCACGCGCAAGGACGATTGTAAAGCTTTTCTCGCTACATTAGGATTTCCTGTTCCCAAAGGCGATATCGTCTCCACAGAAAACGGAGCTCTGGCAGTTGCTAGAGAAATTGGCTACCCAGTTGCTATCAAACCAGTAGTCGGTCATAAAGGAATTGGCGTAACAGCAGATGTCCGGGATGCCGAGGAATTGCAGGTGGCTTTTAAAAGAGCAGTTAAGGCCATTCCCGAAACAGACCCGGTACGAGTAATTGTGGAAAACAGCATCAAAGGAGCGGATTTTAGGATACTGTGCGTTGACGGCAAATTTGTTTCTGCAACTGAACGCCGGCCCGCTTCGGTAACAGGTGATGGCGACTCAACAATTCGCGAATTGATCCGCCGTGAAAACCGCAAACCAGAACGTTTGGATACGCCAACTTCGGCGATGAGCAAAATTCAGTCCGACGAAGCGATGGAAATGTATCTGGAAGAACAAGGGCTGTCATTGGATAGCGTGCTAACTCGCGATCGCACTGTGTATCTACGCAAAGTCGCTAATCTTTCGGCAGGCGGCGTCAGCATCGACGCTACCGGCACTATTCACCCGGATAACATTGTTTTGGCTCAAGATATCGCCCTACATTTTCGGTTAACTTGTTTGGGGATTGATGTGGTAACAGAAACTCTCGCCAAATCTTGGAAAACAGGCAATTTGGGGATTATCGAGATCAATGCCGCGCCGGGAATTTTTATGCACCTCAACCCCGCTGTCGGCGAAGGGGTTGATGTGCCTTCCCATATTATCGAAACTTTCTTTCAATCGGCAAACTCCGCCAGAATTCCGATTATTACTTTCAACCGAATTTCGGTACATGACCTACAAGAAACCATCGACCATATTCTGTTGCAGCATCCCGATTGGACAATCGGTGCTGTTTGTCGCGGCGGGCTTTTTATTAACCGTTCTGAAAAAGTTTTGAATAAGAATTACCATCTGAACTTGCAAAGTTTGCTGCGGCATCCCAAGCTCGATTTGTTAATTGCTGAATATCCAGAAGATATTTTGGAAGCTGAGGGAATGTTTTATCGGGGCAGCAATATGGTGGTGCTGGACAATCCGGGAGAAATTGAGATGATGTTGGTCAGAGAAAGCACTGAGGACGATACTGTGGTGGTAAGGGAAGGAAGTAGTATTTCTATTCGCCGCCAGGGATTGATCGAACAGTATACTCTGGGGGATGGGGAACCGTTTACGCGGGTTTATTTGAAGGAAATAGGGACTGTTTTGTAA
- a CDS encoding CHASE domain-containing protein, whose protein sequence is MNVASNWFNSLTETLLSHRRYIPAALTLCTGTSLSLAAAAVVWHGENQRMQAEFHQQADRLNVTLQQSINKNLEVLYSLEGFYRASTEISREDFKHFVQPALARNTAIHSVNWIRRVPAAQKTAYERTIRSEGFPTFQIYERTPDKKQVKAKARSEYFPIIYREALEEDNKVIGFDVASSPDRKAALEKSVNTGQIAASPRIRLVSNNQPGLQVFLPVPRRTTSADNSVNGRQNLMGVIAGLFQITNMVDSSLESLNLDKINFYLYDNSAIEKERFLVRYDSQAKQLIDNPKHEKPELTNLRGKICQYPSACTRLFNVADRQWRLLVLPGKGYNSMSTHQGSLAIGAIGLLMTGSLTIYLLMSLERTAKVEQQVYDRTIQLKQRTAELETALKNLQSAQFKLIQTEKMSSLGQLVAGVAHEINNPVNFISGNLIHTGAYTRDLLELVEIYQQQYPNPTPEVQEKLKDIDLEFISEDLPKILKSMNMGAERIGQIVLSLRNFSRLDEAEMKAVDIHQGIDSTLMILDSRLKPKADFSGIKLIKDYGDLPLVECWAGQLNQVFMNVLVNAIDVLSDAENQKRLENNASNSAFLPTIRIRTELLSSNCVCVRIADNGTGMTENVKKRLFDPFFTTKPVGQGPGLGLSIGYQIVDKHQGSLRCVSAPGEGTEFWIEVPVRQQSKQSLSKSSPAVGVIPF, encoded by the coding sequence ATGAATGTTGCGAGCAATTGGTTTAATTCGCTGACGGAAACTTTACTGTCGCACCGTCGCTACATTCCAGCAGCCTTGACTCTTTGCACCGGTACGAGTTTGTCATTGGCAGCCGCAGCCGTCGTGTGGCATGGGGAAAACCAACGAATGCAAGCGGAATTTCATCAGCAAGCCGATCGCCTGAATGTGACATTGCAGCAAAGCATCAATAAAAATTTAGAAGTTCTGTACTCACTTGAAGGATTCTACAGGGCATCTACTGAAATTAGCAGAGAAGATTTTAAGCACTTCGTTCAACCTGCACTTGCCCGAAATACTGCTATACATTCTGTTAATTGGATTCGGCGCGTGCCGGCTGCCCAAAAAACAGCTTACGAACGGACAATTCGATCCGAAGGTTTTCCGACATTTCAAATTTACGAACGAACTCCTGACAAAAAGCAGGTCAAAGCAAAAGCGCGATCGGAATACTTTCCCATTATTTACAGAGAAGCATTAGAAGAAGATAACAAAGTGATCGGTTTTGATGTTGCCTCCAGCCCCGATCGCAAAGCAGCTTTAGAGAAATCGGTGAATACCGGGCAAATAGCGGCTTCCCCGCGGATTAGATTAGTCAGCAACAATCAACCGGGATTGCAAGTATTTCTACCAGTACCCCGCCGCACAACTTCTGCAGATAACTCGGTTAACGGCCGCCAAAACCTCATGGGAGTTATTGCAGGTCTGTTTCAGATTACCAATATGGTCGATTCCTCTTTAGAATCGCTAAATTTAGACAAGATTAATTTTTACCTCTATGACAACTCTGCTATAGAGAAAGAACGGTTTCTGGTTCGCTACGACTCACAAGCTAAGCAGTTGATAGATAACCCAAAACACGAAAAGCCAGAGTTAACTAATTTGCGGGGAAAAATCTGTCAATATCCGAGTGCTTGCACTCGCCTATTTAACGTAGCAGACCGCCAGTGGAGGCTGCTTGTTTTGCCTGGAAAGGGGTACAACAGTATGAGCACGCATCAAGGTTCGCTGGCAATTGGCGCGATCGGGCTATTGATGACTGGCAGCTTGACGATTTACCTGTTGATGTCTCTAGAACGTACTGCAAAAGTAGAACAGCAAGTGTACGATCGCACAATTCAACTAAAACAGCGCACCGCTGAACTAGAAACGGCACTAAAAAATTTGCAGTCAGCTCAATTTAAACTAATCCAAACTGAAAAAATGTCCAGCCTGGGGCAGTTGGTGGCTGGAGTTGCTCACGAAATTAACAATCCTGTCAACTTCATCTCTGGCAACCTGATCCATACAGGCGCATATACTCGAGACTTGCTGGAACTTGTGGAAATATACCAGCAGCAATATCCCAACCCAACGCCCGAAGTGCAAGAGAAACTAAAAGATATTGATTTGGAGTTTATCAGTGAAGACTTGCCTAAAATCCTAAAATCGATGAATATGGGAGCTGAACGGATCGGCCAGATCGTGCTTTCTCTGCGGAATTTTTCGCGCTTGGATGAAGCTGAAATGAAGGCGGTTGACATTCACCAAGGCATTGACAGCACCTTGATGATTTTGGATAGTCGGCTGAAACCAAAAGCTGATTTTTCTGGCATTAAACTCATCAAAGACTACGGAGATTTGCCCTTAGTGGAGTGCTGGGCGGGACAATTGAATCAGGTATTTATGAATGTTTTGGTCAATGCTATTGATGTTTTATCGGATGCAGAAAATCAAAAAAGGCTCGAAAACAACGCCTCGAATTCTGCATTTTTACCTACTATTCGGATTCGCACTGAACTTTTAAGTTCTAATTGTGTATGCGTGCGAATCGCTGACAATGGAACGGGCATGACTGAGAATGTCAAAAAACGTTTGTTCGATCCGTTTTTTACTACCAAGCCTGTAGGCCAAGGTCCTGGCTTGGGATTGTCGATCGGCTATCAAATAGTGGACAAACATCAAGGTTCGCTCAGGTGCGTATCGGCTCCGGGAGAGGGAACTGAATTCTGGATTGAGGTGCCGGTGCGGCAACAGTCTAAGCAATCTCTTTCTAAGAGTTCACCTGCGGTAGGTGTCATACCATTTTAG